The sequence CACGATGATCCCGAACCGCCGGTCGCGGATATCCGTGACGAGCGCCTGGGCGTCCCAAAGCCCCACCTCATCCAGGTCGCGAAGATGGCTCGCGTTCGCGACCACCTCTTTGCCGGCGGCAATGGCAAAGCTCGGCTCTTCCAATAGGACGGGTCCTTGGCTGGACCGAACGAGCTGAACGATCTCTTCGCCCGCGTCTTGGTCATCCGCCGTCGGCTCACGGCCGAGGATCCATCCCTGCAATCCGCGATCCGGCAAGAAGTCGACGTGGCGACTGACCGGGCCGTGGGCCATCAAGAGCGCCTGGACGAGCACCAGCGCGCCCAAGAGCACGATCGGACTGCCGCCGGCCGCGAGCAGCTCGCCTGCCCTCCGGCGCAGTGGGGCAGAGCCGCGAACGCCGATGCCGCCACACGAGCTATCCGTCGAGGCGGTAATGCGGGCGATGGCGGCGCCGGACAGGACGCACGCCACGGCGATGAAGTCGAGGAAATAGGACTCGCCTGCGCCGACGTGTCCGACCAGGAGCGCCTGGCCGAGGCTCGCTCCGAGAGCCGCAAGCCACGGGGACCAGGCGCGGCCCCGGAGCGCACGCCACGCCTCGGTGCAGCCAAAGGCCAGGACAACCGGATGAACAATGGCGAAGTTGACGAGGTAGCGCCCCAGGAGCGTGAGATCGTACTGGCCAGCGTTCGCGGTTACGACATTGAGCCAGTACGCGCCTCCGGTGAGCAGATTCAGGGACGCGACGAGGGCGAGGGTGGTGACCCCAAATGCGCACGAGGCGATGACGCCGAGCCGAGGCCGGGCTCCGACGAGCCAGACGAGACACGCCGCCGCGGCGAACAGGCCTGTGGGCTTTGTGAAGATGCCCGCCAGGAGAAACACGGTGCACAGGACGGTTCGCCGAGGCGTCGGTCGCTCGGCGCACGTGAGCGCGAGGAGCGTGAAGAGCGTCAGCGTGCTGTTCAAACGGGCGAGCGGCGTTGTGTGAAACACATACGGCGATGCGAGAAAAAACCCGCCCGCCAAGCACGCCGCGATGAGCGGCGACGCGTACGGCGTGCCCGAGCGGGTCCGCCGCCACGCCGCAGCCCCGATGAGGGCCACGTCCACGAGCGCGATCAGAGTCGAGAAGATCCGGGCAGGGGCGAGCGAGGGGCCCGCGATCGCCTCGGGGAGCGCGACCAGAAGCGACCAGACTGGGGGATAGTTGATCGAGAAGAACGGAAACGCCCCGTTCTGGCTGTAAGGAAGCTGACCGTGGGCCGTCAGCCAGGCACCCCAGGCGTCGTAGCCCTCGCCCTGGTCCCAACCGAATGGAAATGCCATCAGGCGAATCGCAAAGCGAACGTAGACGAAGGCGTAAAGGACCAGGAGCGCGAATGCCGGCGCGAGAGGAAAGAGCCCCAGACGAAGCCCAAAGGCCGCCAGGGCACTCCGCCGAACACGAAGTACCGAACCCGAAACTGCCACTAATCGCCAGTATAGGTGCTAGGAGAACCAGCTTTGGCGCTGCGCGGTCCTTTGAGACCCGATCGTGCGGGTAGCGTGTCACATTACGGACACACCCGTTCGAGCCTGAATCGAATCAATTCGCGGGGGAAATGGCGCAGCCGAACCATCGCGAGATGCTTCAGAGGATCGTGGAGAACACGCCCATAGCGACAACCGACGGGTCACCAATTCTTCACCACCACATCGACGGGTATCCGTCGATAGGAACCGTGCCCCATGACGCAAGGCTCTTTCTCGAGTTTCTCGCGCAGCAAATGAGGGCCAACGAGGATGCGCTGGTTCTGGCGGTTGTTCATCCTCCTCCAAGCCGTCACGAAGGGAACGAAGGCGACCGCCCAATATCTCGCACGTGGGCAAGCGCGAAGTCGGAATTATCTTGAGATTTCATCTTGACTCCCGTAATCTGTTTGGGACATTCATCAACCTACCCTGAGATGGGTTAGCTTGGACGGCCTGCCCGTCGTATGATCGAAGGGAAGGGGGATCAGTGCACATGGTTTCGACCGCCAGCCCGCCCACCTCCTTTCCGGTCAGCGTGCCAGTCTCATCGGTCGCCGTGGCAGTGCAATTCGCGCTGGCCGTTTCGTCGCGGGAAGCTGTCGCGCGGCTTGCCTATTCGGGGGCCGATGACCGGGAGATCGGCTTCTGGATCTTTCTCAATAGGGATGATCCTAAAGAGACCGAAGAACTCTTCGCGATCGCACACAGGGTTCAGAAGAAGCACGCGGGATCACTGCTCATACGCCTGCACGTCGTTCCGCCAAGGCGAATTGACGAGAGCGCGCTCCCGCAGCTCGAGACTCTCTTCACCCGCCCCTAAAGCCGCTTGCCAGAACGCGGCGTACACCTCGCCCAGGCAGCCGTCAACGAGACCTTCGCCCATTCGCTCATAGTGATTGCACGCGCGACGCCCCCAAACCAGGATACCAGCACCACCATGTGGGCCGCCGGACAAGGCGATCATTGTCATTCCCATGTCACTTCCTCCCATCTGGCCTTCGCGGACGCGGCGCGCCCTGGCGCTGGAGCTCGACCGGTCGCGGCGGGCGCTGCAGCGAGGGGTGCGTACGATCCCCCGCGCGGTGGGTCGATGGCGGGACGATCCCCCAGACGGAGCTCGACGCCCCTCTCCGCGCGGAATGTCCACCGCGCCTTCAAGCGCGCCCTGGCCTGCGCGGGCCTTCCGTCGTCGGTCCGGTTCCACGACCTCCGCCATTTCGCCGGGACCGCGATGCTGGCGGCGGGCGTCCATCCGAAGGTGGCGTCCGAGCGCCTGGGCCACAGCCAAGTGGGGATCACCCTGAACCTCTACAGCCACGTGGTGCAGGGCCTGGACGCGGACGCGGCCGAGCGAATCCAGCGCCAAATTCGCGGCTCGCTGGGCTAGTTACTACAGCGGTTACTACAGAGCGCCGGACCGGCCCCCGAGCGATGATTCGTTGTGACAGGATCTCGCGGGAACCGGACGAACTACGAATGGTGAGCCGCCAGGGACTCGAACCCCGAACCCGCTGATTAAGAGTCAGCTGCTCTGCCAATTGAGCTAGCGGCCCAGCTCCTCCGAATTATACCGGCGCCCTCCCTCGCCACGTGGTTCGCATGGCTCGCGCCCCGGCCCCCTCTTGGCGCCCTCCCAAACGGGGGCACACCGGCCCCTGTGATATACTTCAGCCGTCCCGCGCCGGTAGCTCAGCGGATTAGAGCGCAGCCCTGCGGAGGCTGAGGCCGAGGGTTCGAATCCCTCCCGGCGTACCACGGCCGCAAGGATCCTGCTCCCCTCTCCCAGCGATCGGCTTGGCACGGGCATCGCACCTTCACCCAGCGAGCGCAACCGCGCTCGTGTTCGAGGGTCGCTCGTGGATCGAAAACGGCTCCTCTCGGACCGTCTGCAGCGCATCTGGGCCATCGTCGAGCGCATCGACCAGGAGCCAGGCCTGAGTCGGAGCCAGCTCGCCGCGGAGTTCTCCCTCAGCGAGCGCCAGCTCCAGGCCGATCTCGTCGTGATCCGTGAACAGCTTGGTTTTCCCCTTCACAGGCAGCGAGGCTACCGCTTCGCCACCGGAGCGGGGAACCATCCACAGCTAGACCTCCGCGACGCGGTCGTCATTGCAGAAGTGGCGCGCGGCGCCTGCGCAAATCCCGACCTCTCGACCGTTGCCCTTCGGGAGACCCTCGCGCGGCTCATCCCCGCGTTTCATGCCCCCACTCAGCCCCTGGTCCGCGCGCTACTGGTCGAGCCAGGACCGGACGACGCGTTCGTTTCTGCGCTGCGCACCATAGCGTCCGCGATCGTCGAGAAGGAGCCGCTGGCCATCCCGCTCGCCACCGCCTCCCGTCCACCCGGCTCGGGGGAGATCCTCGTGGCGCCCCGCGCGCTCGTTCCCATCGGCGGCGACTGGGTCGTCCTCGGATACGCCGTCGAGCTGCAGCGCGTCGTGACGGTTGGCCTTCACGACATCGACGTCGAACTCCTTGGGCGCATGGCTGGTGATCCCGCAGAGCATCAGGACCCCGAGCCTTAAAGCGTGACGGCCATCCCGACGATGAAGCCAAGCCCGAAACCCGCCGAGACTTCGAGCGGTGTGTGCCCGATCAGCTCGCGAAGGCGGCGCTCGCTGAAAGCGTGCTGCGTGAAGATCTCGTCCAGCATCCGGTTGAGGATTCGCGCCTGGATGCTCACCGCCTGACGTAGACCAGCGGCGTCGTACATCACGATCGCGGCAAAGACCGCGGAGACCGCGAAGAGCGGCGAGTTGAGTCCCACGCTCCGTGCGATGGCGGTCGCGAGGCTCGTGACGAGAGCGGAATGGGCGCTCGGCATTCCGCCCGTGCTCACCATGTATCGCAGGTCAATACGCCCGGTGCGGATCAGGTCGGCGAGGAGCTTGACGAGCTGTGCCAGGAACCAGGCTGCGACCGCCGCGACCAGCGGTCGATTCTCAAGCACCCGCGGCCACGACTACCGCTCTTCTCGATCGGTCTCGCGCAGCACCTCGGCGATCCGAAGCTCCGCCCGATCGAGGAACTCGTTGCACAGATTGGCCAGGCGGACCCCCTCTTCGTATCGTGCAATCGCCTGGTCCAACGAGAGGGGCCCGCTCTCCAGCTCTTCGATGGACTTTCGAAGCCGCCCGAACGCCTCTTCAAAGTTGGCGGGTGGCTCGTTACTCTCGCTGCTCAGCATAGGACCGCTCCTTTACGTCGCCCGATACACCGTCGGATCGGTCGAGCACGTCACCCACGAGCTGGCCCCGCGCCAGGCGCACGGCGATGCGCTCGCCCAGGGAGACCTGATCCGCGCCGGTCACGATACTCCCATCGATCGTACGGCTGCAGACCGCGTACCCGCGCGCCAGCGTCGTTTCCGGACTCAAGGCCGCGAGCTGCGACCGGCTCATCTCCACCCGCGAGCGCGCAAGCCCGGCGACCGCGCGGATCGCGCGCTTGCCGCGCGATCCCAGGTCATCCAGCGCCCGCCGGTAGTCGCCGATCGTGCGAGCGGGCGAATGCCGATCGAGCTGCTGCTCCGCCGCCTGCACCTGCATTCGCGCCACCCCGAGCATTCGGTGCAGGGCGGCGGACCCTCGCTCGATCGTGCGCCGCGTCTCCTCGCAGAGCTGAGCGGCATCGGGCACCACCATCTCAGCCGCGGCGGATGGCGTGGGGGCGCGCAGGTCGGCGACGAGGTCGGCGATGGTCACGTCCACTTCGTGGCCGATGGCCGACACGATCGGAACGGCCGAGGCGAAGATCGCTCGCGCGACTCGCTCGTCGTTGAACACGGCAAGCTCCTCGGCCGCGCCACCGCCCCGGGCCAGAATGATGAGATCGAGCGGCCGTCGATCCGCGTGGAAGGCGTTCAATCGATCGAGCGCCGCCACGATCTGGCGGGGCGCATCCTCTCCCTGGACGCCGGCCGGCGCAAAGATCAGCTCCACGCAGCGGTAGCGCCGATTCAGAACGTTCAGAATGTCATGGAGCACGGCCCCCGATTCCGAGGTGACAATCCCGATGCGCCGCGGCATTCGGGGGATGGGCCGCTTCCGCTGGCTCGCAAACAGGCCCTCCTGTTCGAGCCGGCGCCGCAGCAGCTCGAACTCGGCGTGCAGGCGCCCCGCGTCTCCCGGCAACACGACGTCGGCCACGAGCTGAAACGTGGAACGCTGATCATAGATGCTCACCGAACCGTGGATGAGGGCCTCGAAGCCCGCGACGAGCGGAAGCGTCTGCCTCCGGAGGGCAGATCGAAACATCACCGCGGAGATGCGCGACCGCTCGTCCCGCACGGTGAAATAGGCGTGGCCGACCGTCGAACGCGTCACGTCCGCGATCTCACCGGTCACCCAGACGTCGCTGAGAACGGGATCGTTGGCGAACAGATCCCGAATGTAGGCGACCAGCTCTTCGATCCGGAAGAAGTGGGCGCCAATGGGCGCCGGACTAGCCATCGACGTCCACCAACTGCGCCGTCATCCCCCGGTCGCCTCGCCCGCGCTCCGCCGCATCACGGCGAGCGGTTGTCCGTACTCGACCGGTGTCCCGTCCTTCACCAATATCTCGGCGACGAGGCCGTCGCACGGCGCGACGACGCTGTTCTGAATCCCGAGCGTCTCGACGTGGGCGATGGCCTGGCCGGCGCTGACCGGCTCGCCCACATTCGGGAACGACGGGGGAGGTTGGCGATGAAAGACACCGACGAAGGGCGAGGTCACGACGACCGGCCCGTCCGACGACGCATGGACCACGGCCGGACGCGCCTGGTCCGCCTCGACGGCCGGCTCTCGGCTCACCCGAACCGACCCACCATCCCACTCGACCTCGATGTCCGTGATTCGGGTTCCACGCACCAGCTCCAGCAGGCGGCGGACGGCCACGTCGGCGGTCGCTGCCGATGCGCGGTCGGGTTTGGCGCCGGTCCGCTCCACTGAATCCTCCGGACGTTAGGAGGTTACCCGTTCGATGTAGGTCCCGCTCCTCGTATCGACGCGGATCATCTCGCCAGTATTGACGAACAGCGGAACGTTGACCACGAGCCCCGTCTCCAGGGTGGCCGGCTTGGTGCCGCCGGACGCCGTGTCTCCTCGGAAGCCCGGCTCGGTCTCGGTGACCTGCAGGTCGACGGTGATAGGAAGCTCGACCCCAATTGGTTCGTCGTCGTACATGAGGATCTCCAGCTCGAGCCCGTCTTTCAAGTAGTTCACGGCATCCCCGAGGATCGCGCTCCCGAGGGTGAGCTGGTCGA is a genomic window of Chloroflexota bacterium containing:
- a CDS encoding divergent PAP2 family protein; this translates as MLENRPLVAAVAAWFLAQLVKLLADLIRTGRIDLRYMVSTGGMPSAHSALVTSLATAIARSVGLNSPLFAVSAVFAAIVMYDAAGLRQAVSIQARILNRMLDEIFTQHAFSERRLRELIGHTPLEVSAGFGLGFIVGMAVTL
- the efp gene encoding elongation factor P yields the protein MISTGDLRKGVVIEMDKQLFQVLDYQHLKIGRGSAQVRMKLRNVRTGALIDRTVQAGEKWPRVRLDHRTVQFLYEDPPNYVFMDQETFDQLTLGSAILGDAVNYLKDGLELEILMYDDEPIGVELPITVDLQVTETEPGFRGDTASGGTKPATLETGLVVNVPLFVNTGEMIRVDTRSGTYIERVTS
- a CDS encoding biotin/lipoyl-containing protein codes for the protein MERTGAKPDRASAATADVAVRRLLELVRGTRITDIEVEWDGGSVRVSREPAVEADQARPAVVHASSDGPVVVTSPFVGVFHRQPPPSFPNVGEPVSAGQAIAHVETLGIQNSVVAPCDGLVAEILVKDGTPVEYGQPLAVMRRSAGEATGG
- the xseA gene encoding exodeoxyribonuclease VII large subunit, producing MASPAPIGAHFFRIEELVAYIRDLFANDPVLSDVWVTGEIADVTRSTVGHAYFTVRDERSRISAVMFRSALRRQTLPLVAGFEALIHGSVSIYDQRSTFQLVADVVLPGDAGRLHAEFELLRRRLEQEGLFASQRKRPIPRMPRRIGIVTSESGAVLHDILNVLNRRYRCVELIFAPAGVQGEDAPRQIVAALDRLNAFHADRRPLDLIILARGGGAAEELAVFNDERVARAIFASAVPIVSAIGHEVDVTIADLVADLRAPTPSAAAEMVVPDAAQLCEETRRTIERGSAALHRMLGVARMQVQAAEQQLDRHSPARTIGDYRRALDDLGSRGKRAIRAVAGLARSRVEMSRSQLAALSPETTLARGYAVCSRTIDGSIVTGADQVSLGERIAVRLARGQLVGDVLDRSDGVSGDVKERSYAEQRE
- a CDS encoding tyrosine-type recombinase/integrase, giving the protein MAGRSPRRSSTPLSARNVHRAFKRALACAGLPSSVRFHDLRHFAGTAMLAAGVHPKVASERLGHSQVGITLNLYSHVVQGLDADAAERIQRQIRGSLG
- the xseB gene encoding exodeoxyribonuclease VII small subunit translates to MLSSESNEPPANFEEAFGRLRKSIEELESGPLSLDQAIARYEEGVRLANLCNEFLDRAELRIAEVLRETDREER